The genomic segment TGGTAATGAATTGAAATAATTTGCCATTTTTTACTATTTAATTTATGATTGTAATTCTTCTAATAAACTGGTGATTTCCATTTTTTCTTTGGAAACCGAAATTCTTCCGGAGCGCACAAATTGCATAATTCCGAAAGGTTTTAATTTTGCATATAACTCATCAATTTCTGAACGTCTTCCCGTTTTTGAAATGACAAAAAAGTCTCTAGAAACCGTAACCATTTCGGAATGACTTTCCTTGATAATATTTTGAATTTGTCTCTCGTCAAACAATAAACTTGAATTGATTTTGAAAATTGCACTTTCTAAGAAAATTGTCTCGTCATCAATATGATAAAACGCTTTGATAACTTCAATTTGTTTTTCAATTTGACCTACAATATTTTTAACCCATTTTTCAGTTGTATCTACTACAATTACAAATCGAGATACATTTTCGATTTCCGATTCGGATACGTTTAAACTTAAAATATTGATATGACGTTTTAAGAATATTACTGATATTCTATTTAATAAGCCCACGTTGTTTTCTGAATATACAGAAATGGTGAATGTTTTATTTTCCATAGTATTAACTTAATCGGATATCAGAAACCGAAGCTCCTGTTGGAATCATTGGGAATACGTTATTTTCTTTTTCTACCAAAACTTCTAAGAAATAGGATTCTTTCGAAGCCATCATTTCGGCAACTGCTGCATCTAAATCTTCACGTTTTGTGACTTTCTTAGCTTTAATATAATAGCCTTCGGCAATAGCGACAAAGTTCGGATTGATCATTTCGGTAGAAGCATAACGTTTGTCAAAAAACAATTGTTGCCATTGACGCACCATTCCTAAGAATTCGTTATTTAATACTACAATTTTTACCGGAACCTTAGTTTGAAAAATAGTTCCTAATTCTTGAATGGTCATTTGGAAACCTCCATCTCCAATAATAGCAACTACTTCGCGATTGGGTTGACCCATTTTAGCACCAATGGCTGCGGGTAATGCAAATCCCATGGTTCCAAGACCTCCGGAAGTAATATTACTTTTAGAGGAATTGAATTTAGAATAACGACAGGTAAACATTTGGTGCTGACCCACATCAGATACCATAATAGCATCACCTTTAGAATGTTTGTTAATCATTTCAATGGTTTCCCCCATAGAAATTCCTTCTTTTTTGGGTTGCAATTCGTCATTAATAACTGTTTCTAATTCAATTGCATATTTCTCTTTAAATTGGTTGTGCCAAGACTCGTGTGTTTTCGCTTCCAAAAGTGGAATAATTGCAGTTAATGCTTCTTTTACATCTCCTAAAACTGCAACATCAGCTTTTACATTTTTATCTACTTCTGCAGGATCAATCTCAAAGTGGATAACTTTAGCTTGTTTGGCATAGGTTTCTAGATTTCCCGTAACTCGGTCATCAAAACGCATTCCTAAAGCTATAAAAACATCGCACTCGTTCGTCAAAACATTAGGTCCGTAATTTCCGTGCATGCCTACCATACCGACATTCAAAGGATGATCTGTTGGTAATGCTGATAATCCTAAAATAGTCCACGCAGCTGGAATTCCTGTTTTTTCGACTAACGCTTTTAATTCTGCTTCTGCTTCGCCAAGTATAATTCCCTGACCAAAAACAATCATTGGCTTTTTGGCACTATTAATTATATCTGCTGCTGCTTGTACTTGATTTAATTGTAAAGTCGGTTTTGGAACATAACTTCTAATACTGGTACATTTTTTATAACTAAAATCCAATTCGTCAAACTGTGCATTTTTAGTAATATCAATCAGTACAGGACCTGGACGACCCGATTTAGCGATATAAAATGCTTTTGCTATTACTTCGGGGATTTCATGTGCTTCAGTAATTTGGTAATTCCACTTGGTTACAGGAGTCGAAATACTGATGATATCTGTTTCCTGAAATGCATCAGAACCTAATAAATGTTTACCAACTTGCCCTGTAATACATACCATTGGTGTTGAATCAATTTGTGCATCGGCAATTCCAGTCACTAAATTAGTAGCACCAGGACCCGAAGTAGCAATTGCAACCCCTACTTTACCAGTAGCTCTGGCAAATCCCTGAGCAGCATGCGTTGCCCCTTGTTCGTGACGAACCAGAACATGGTGTAACTCCTCTTTAAACTTATATAATTCATCGTAAACTGGCATAATGGCTCCACCTGGATATCCATAAACCAAATCTACTCCTTCTGCAAGTAGGCTTCTAATAATAGCTTCTGCGCCTGTTATTCTCATGTCGATACTTAATTTAATTTTCTTTGGGATAATTTATTTGTCAGTTACACAACCTGTAGATGCACTAGAAACTGCTCTTGCATATTTCAGTAAAACTCCCTGACTTACTTTTAATGGCGGTTGAACCCAATTCAATTTTCTTTGATTGAATTCTTCTTCAGAAATTTTTAAATTAATGGTGTTATTTACAGCATCAATTGTTATGACATCTCCATTCTGAATTAGTGCAATACCGCCTCCATCATGGGCTTCCGGGGTAATATGTCCTACCACAAATCCATGAGAGCCTCCTGAAAAACGTCCATCAGTAATTAATGCAACCGATTTACCTAAACCAGCTCCCATAATAGCCGAAGTTGGTTTTAACATTTCTGGCATTCCAGGGCCGCCTTTTGGTCCGCAATATCGAATAACAA from the Flavobacterium ammonificans genome contains:
- the ilvN gene encoding acetolactate synthase small subunit — protein: MENKTFTISVYSENNVGLLNRISVIFLKRHINILSLNVSESEIENVSRFVIVVDTTEKWVKNIVGQIEKQIEVIKAFYHIDDETIFLESAIFKINSSLLFDERQIQNIIKESHSEMVTVSRDFFVISKTGRRSEIDELYAKLKPFGIMQFVRSGRISVSKEKMEITSLLEELQS
- the ilvB gene encoding biosynthetic-type acetolactate synthase large subunit, giving the protein MRITGAEAIIRSLLAEGVDLVYGYPGGAIMPVYDELYKFKEELHHVLVRHEQGATHAAQGFARATGKVGVAIATSGPGATNLVTGIADAQIDSTPMVCITGQVGKHLLGSDAFQETDIISISTPVTKWNYQITEAHEIPEVIAKAFYIAKSGRPGPVLIDITKNAQFDELDFSYKKCTSIRSYVPKPTLQLNQVQAAADIINSAKKPMIVFGQGIILGEAEAELKALVEKTGIPAAWTILGLSALPTDHPLNVGMVGMHGNYGPNVLTNECDVFIALGMRFDDRVTGNLETYAKQAKVIHFEIDPAEVDKNVKADVAVLGDVKEALTAIIPLLEAKTHESWHNQFKEKYAIELETVINDELQPKKEGISMGETIEMINKHSKGDAIMVSDVGQHQMFTCRYSKFNSSKSNITSGGLGTMGFALPAAIGAKMGQPNREVVAIIGDGGFQMTIQELGTIFQTKVPVKIVVLNNEFLGMVRQWQQLFFDKRYASTEMINPNFVAIAEGYYIKAKKVTKREDLDAAVAEMMASKESYFLEVLVEKENNVFPMIPTGASVSDIRLS